A single Muntiacus reevesi chromosome 9, mMunRee1.1, whole genome shotgun sequence DNA region contains:
- the LOC136175310 gene encoding olfactory receptor 4A47-like gives MEPRSNVTYFILSGLTQKPKEQKVLFVLFLFFYVFTVVGNLLIVATVAVSKTLNSPMYFFLASLSFIDLVYSSSASPRLISDLFFGENTISFESCMTQLFTEHFLGGSEISLLLVMAYDRYVAICKPLHYLVIMRQRVCVALLLASFVGGFLHSIIQVGTVYGLPFCGPNVIDHFMCDMFPLLKLVCTDIFAIGILEVANGGLSSAIVFLLLLVSYGVILRSLKNLSQEGRRKALQTCGSHITVVVCFFVPCIFMYARPAKTFPIDKSLSVFYTVISPMLNPLIYSLRSSEIMNAIKNLWTKKVRSSSK, from the coding sequence ATGGAACCGAGGAGCAACGTGACTTACTTCATCCTCTCGGGCCTCACACAGAAGCCGAAGGAGCAGAAAGTCCTCTTTGTTCTGTTCTTGTTCTTCTACGTCTTCACTGTAGTGGGCAACCTGCTCATCGTTGCGACTGTAGCTGTCAGCAAGACCCTGAACTCaccgatgtacttttttcttgctagtttATCATTTATAGATCTAGTTTATTCCTCTTCTGCTTCCCCCAgattgatttcagacttgttcttTGGGGAGAATACCATATCCTTTGAATCCTGTATGACCCAgctgtttacagagcactttttaGGTGGATCTGAGATAtcccttctgctggtgatggcctatgaccgctacgtggccatctgtaagcccttgcattatctggtgatcatgaggcagagggtgtgtgttgcGCTGCTGCTGGCGTCCTTtgttggaggttttctgcactcaaTTATTCAAGTTGGCACTGTTTatgggctcccattctgtggtcCCAATGTCATTGACCACTTTATGTGTGACATGTTCCCCTTATTGaaactcgtctgtactgacaTCTTTGCCATCGGCATTTTAGAGgtggccaatggaggactgaGCTCTGCTATAGTTTTTCTGCTCTTACTCGTGtcctacggagtcatcctgcgctctctgaagaacctgagtcaggaagggaggcggaaagccctccagacctgtggctcccacatcactgtggttgtctgcttctttgttccctgcattttcatgtatGCAAGACCGgctaagaccttccccattgacaaatcactgagtgtgttttatacagtcataagccccatgctgaacccattaaTCTATAGTCTAAGAAGTTCTGAGATCATGAATGCTATAAAGAATCTCTGGACAAAAAAAGTGAGATCAAGTAGCAAATAA